GCCTGGGTGAAAGAAGCAGCTGATGTTTCCAGAAAATTACAGTTCGAGCTTTGGGAGATTTCAGAACAGGAATCTTTGGATGCTGTAAAAGCAGCTGGTGTGGAAGTAATTTATCCTGACAAAGAACCATTTAAAGAAGCGAGTAAGGAACTCATTGAACGCCTAACAGAAGACCCATTAGTAAGAGAATTATACCTTCAAATCCAGGATCTTGAATAAGCTAACACACTATATCACCGTAAGCCTTAAGCATGTATTAGTACTGCTTATGTCTGTATTGGTCATAGATGTTTGTTGGCAGGTATTTTCAAGATATGTACTTCAGGATCCCAGTTCATTCACCGATGAATTGGCAAGATATTTACTTATTTGGTTGTCCTTGTTGGGGGCGGCCTATGTAACCGGTAAGGATGAGCACATAGCCATTGACCTGCTTTCAAAGAAGATGAATGCTACAGCTAATGTTGTTCTAAAAAATAGCCTGGTTTTATTTTTTTCTCTTAGTGTGTTGGTATTTGGCGGGATTTACCTGGTTACTACAATGCTGGCGCTAGAGCAGCTCTCCGCTACCTTACAAATTCCAATGGGGTATATATACCTTGTAATTCCTCTCAGCGGTTTTATTATGTGCTACTATTCGGTGGCGAATTTAATCTCATTCTTTAAAGAAGGGAGAGATTGATGGAGGTGCTTATACTCGTTCTTAGCTTTTTAATCCTGCTGGCACTTGGAATTCCCATCGCTTATAGCATCGGTTTAGCCAGCATATTCACGTTGCTCCTGAGTATGGAGCCTATGATAGCATTTGCTACAATCGCACAACGAATGGCTACGGGCTTAGATAGTTTTTCATTATTGGCTATTCCATTTTTTATCCTGGCAGGTCAATTGATGAATAGGGGAGGTATAGCTACGAGGCTCATTGATTTTGCACGATCTCTTGTTGGAGTACTTCCCGGAGGATTGATCTATGTGAACATAGTGGCCTGCATGTTGTTTGGAGCAATTTCGGGAAGTGCTGCTGCTGCTGCTTCCGCCATTGGTAGTTTTATGATTCCTAAAATGGAAAATGAAGGTTATCCTAAACCCTTTAGTGCTGCGGTAAATATTGCTTCCAGTACTACCGGGTTAGTAATACCTCCAAGTAATGTGTTAATCATTTATAGTCTGGCAAGTGGAGGAGTTTCCATAACCGCCCTTTTTGTGGCAGGATATATACCAGGCTTACTGATGGGATTAGCTTTGGTCGGTGTCGGATATGTGTATGCATTAAAAAAAGGATTACCTAGAGAAAAAACTTCTTCTTTGATAGACATCGTAAAGAGCTTTACTAATGCTATTCCGAGTTTATTCTTATTAGTGTTGGTGATGGGAGGAATTATTGGCGGGATTTTTACAGCAACTGAAGCTTCTGCTATTGCAGTTGTATATGCCCTGTTGTTGTCGATGGTTTTTTATAAAGAGCTTAAGATAGCCGATCTCCATAATGTGATTCTTGAAACGGTTAGAATATCATCTATTGTCCTGATTCTAGTAAGTACATCTATTGCCATGAGCTGGGTACTCTCGTTCGAGAACATTCCTCAGGATTTGAGTTCATTTCTACTCACAATCAGTGAGAACAAAATTCTCATCCTGCTCATCATCAATTTGATGCTACTCTTTGTTGGAGTGTTTATGGATATCACTCCTGCTGTACTGATCTTCACCCCAATATTTCTTCCTGTAGTGACTGACCTTGGTGTTGACCCAATTCATTTTGGGATCATAATGGTTATGAACTTATGTATCGGTTTATGTACCCCCCCGGTTGGCTCCATTCTTTTTGTAGGTATTTCAGTAGCAAAAGTTAAAATAGAAGAAGTGATCAAGCCGTTAGTACCGCTGTTTATTGTATTATTGGTTGTGCTTTTGATTATAACATTTGTTCCACAACTGAGTTTATTTTTACCAAATCTCCTTAATTGAGAAAACACTTTCAGTTTTGGGTTAGTACCCATATATAGCCGAAACAATACTTCATTTATTCAGTAAACCGATCGTTTTTAAATTCATAGTTTTAAAAGGAATATGAAAAAATTTCTTTGGGTTATTCTCCTTGTTACGCAGGGTACATCACTATATGCTCAACAACTGATCTCGGGGAAGGTTGTTGATGCCGAAACTAACGAGCCCCTCCCTGCGGCTCATGTCATTATTAAAGGAACCTATCAAGGAACCATTGCCAATGCTGATGGTGAGTACAGTTTAAGAATAGACACCTTTCCTGCAACTATTGTGGTACGTTTTTTAGGATATGAAAGCCAGGAGCAGATTATATCATCAGCCGATGAAAGCCCACTCGATTTTTATATGAAAGAGGCCTTCCTGGAACTTGATGAAATAACAGTAACGGGTGAAGATCCGGCAATTTCTATCATGAAAGAGGTGATTCGAAGGAAACAAATCTGGCGAGCCAATCTTAGCACTTATCAGGTAGATGCCTATACCCGACAACAGATTTTGAAGGACACGAGCATCGTTTCTATTACAGAAAGTATTTCCGAAGCATTTTGGGATAAAGAGAGAGGAACCCGGGAAATTCTTAAATCAAAACGGCAGACTGCAAATATTGAAGGTGCTGATAATTTTGCCGGGGTAAGTTATTTACCCAATTTTTATGACGATAACCTAGAGATCGTTGAATTCGATGTAGTAGGGGTGACTCATCCTGATGCCCTAAAGTTCTATGACTTTGAGTTGGTAGATTTCACTAAAATAGATGATGATATAGTTTTTGAAATCAACGTGACTTCAAAAAGAAAACTCCAACCCCTTTTTGAAGGAACCATCTTTGTATTAGATCACGAGTATGCACTTATAGCTGTTCGCTTAAAACCAAACTCGGTCATTGTATTTCCTCCTCCCATCAGGAACTTTGATCTCTATTATGAGCAACAATTCAGTGATTTTGGAGGAGATTTTTGGCTCCCGGTAGATTTCAGAATGGAAGGCTCCATAAAAATCGGAGTGCCAGGACTTCAATTTCCCCCAATTGGCTTCAAGCAGATTTCAAAATTAAACGACTATAAAGTAAATAGCGCACTTCCGGATTCCATTTTTGAGCAGTTCAATTTTATGAGAGTAGATTCTTCTACGATTGGTAAATCCGATTCTTTATTCGTGAATACCGTAGATGTGGTTCCTTTATCTGCAAAAGAAGAATACGCTTATGCCACAGTTAAATGTAATACCAGCTTAGAAGAAGAATTTCGTCCCAAAGGCTTTTTGGTTAGGTTCATGGATCTTGATGATGGGGACGATGAAGGGCAGAGAGGAAATTGTACAGAAGCTGAGATCGCGGCTGATTCAACACTGGCAACAAGTTCGTCAACAAGAACAAGGCGTGTTCGAAAAGAACCCGGTCCGGTTAAAAAATTTATGAATGATCTTGCAGTAGATGCCCGATTCAATCGGGTAGATGCGGTATACGCGGGGCTTAAACATGAGAAACGCTTCGCAAATCGGAGAATAGAGACCACAACCAAATTGGGCTTTAGTACTGGATACGAGGAACTTAACCATGGAATAGATGTCTCCTGGTGGCCACTTAAAAAAACAAGGCGATTTGCGGTTGAAGCTGGATATGAATTTACTACTGACACCAGGTATCAATCAGATTTGTATGGAATGGTTTTCACTAGTGGGATGTCGTTATTTGGGTATGAAGATTACTTTGATTATTACCGAAGAGAAGGGATTTATGTAGGAGCCAGGTTTAGACCAAGGAGATCATTTGGAACCCGCTATTTTTTCAAATATAGACTTGAGGATCATCAATCGATTGATTTCAAAACCAGTTATGACATCATTGGTAGTTCAACGATTCAGCGACTAAACCCACCGATTAATGAAGGAACTTTAAGTTCTATTGAACTAAGAATGGAAAGAGGGGAAGGCAAAGAAGCTCTGGGGGTAATTGGTGCTGACAACGTAATGTTGAGTGTAGAGCAATCTCTAAAAGCGATGGGAAGTGACTGGGATTTTACCCGTTTTAAGATCGATGTGTATCGCAGATATAGCACATTTTATAAAAGAAGGTTCATACCGAATTCACTTGATCTAAGACTTAATGCCGGAACCTATCTAGGAGATTTACCGGTACAAAGAAATGGAGCTGTCGATGCTGCGTTAGGTTATTTTACCCCATTTGGCGCATTTAAATCTAAAAGATATATCCCATTTGAAGGAGCTAGCTATGCAACTCTTCACGCAGAGCATAACTTTAGATCCATTCCTTTTGAAGCTTTGGGATGGAGAAAGTCAGCTAAATCAGGGATAAGCCTAATTGCTTTTGGAGGGATAGGTAGAACATGGATCCCAAATGAGCAGGAGCAATTCTTTAATGCAAACCTGGGCTATTTACCGACTTCAACTAATGAATGGCATGGTGAGGTAGGTTTTTCTATAAGTAATATCTTTAGCTTATTCAGGGTAGATTTAGCGTACCGGGTGGATAAGCCGGGATTATATCCTGGTATTTCCTTTGCCCGATTGTTTTAAACAATTCCCATTTAAAAAGTTATCCTGAGCCCTTCCGCCGAATATTACTTTGGAAGGCGGAGTTGTTTCAGGATCTTTAACTAGCTCGATGGAAATAAATATTAGCCATTTCTTAAGACCCTGAAATAGAACATTTTGTATAGATTCATGAAATCCCAGTATTCAGCGTTGTCATTGAATTATCTAACATATACAATTTCGATCCTGGCGAAAGCCAGGAGAAGCAATCTCAGCGAGGGTGGGCAGGAAGGGGCTATTCATTGATAGCTTTTTTGCGAAGCCTTCTCCACGCATACACTCCGCCTGCTGCTGCAAGCAGCCCAAGCCCGCCGTCGATAGGCGCCTGGTCAGGGGCCCCGGGTAGTCCTGGCTGGGCCGTAGCCAGCTCGGTGATGAATACTGCGATTGCGAAAAGGGTGAATACTGCTCGGAAGTTCATGTCTATGTTTTTTTGATAGGAGACAGGTGAGAGGTGAGGGATGCGCCTCACTTATCACCTGTCACTTATCCTTATTATTTAATAAGCGTCATCTTTCGGGTTAATTGTTGTCCTCCGGTAGTTAGCCGGTATACATATATCCCGCTGGAAAGTGAGGATGCATCGAAGTTCACTTCATAGCGCCCTGCGGGCTTTTGTTCATTCACCAGTTCGGCTACCTTTTGCCCCACCAGGTTAAAGACCTCCAGGGAAACCCGGCCTGCACGGGGCACCTCAAACAGAATCCTCGTACCAGGGTTGAAGGGGTTCGGATAGTTCTGCGCAAGGGTAATTTGCTCCGGCAGGCTTGGGTCGGGTTGTGTGTTTACTCCAACTACCGGAGTAAGGACAAGTTCAAAGCGGTGCCCGTCAGCCTTTGCTTTAGGGGCAGCCAGGGTAGCAGGCATGGTGCCTGTTTCTTTCGCTTGAATGCTTCGGATTTCAAGGGTGAGGGGTTCCTCGTGGGGTACCTCAACGACATCTTCTGTCTCCAGGTCTACGAGGGTGATCGTCCAGTCTTCGAACAGTTCGAGTCCTTCGAAGGTGACTTCGGCTGAAGAAGTAGTACCTACCCCGGACAAATCCAGCGGTATACGAAGTTCTTGCTGATAGTCTATCGGCAGGGCGTTGATCTGCAGCTCCTCATTATTACTGGAGAGTGTAGCCAATTTTAGATAACTGGAAGCCAGTGGTGTGAGGGCAAGCCCGTCGAAGGCATCCCGGGTTACTTCCCCTCCTTCCTGGAAGGAAAGCCAGGCGTCGGCAGAAAAGCTACCTGCTTCCGCGTGGATTTTTAAGGCCTTAGGCTCGGTGTCCACGCTCTTCAGTACACTCACCGTGGTAAGCACAGTATCTGCTTCCTCGATGGTCAGCGAGCCACTGCCCCCGGAGCCCTGGATAAAGAAGCCCTGGAAGGCACCTATTTCCCCATCGGTAATATTTCCTGTTGAGCCGTTCCAGGTCTGCCAGGTGGAGTTGGCATCATCGTAGATATACACGGTTTCGGAGAGCCCGCTCTTGGTAAGCAGGTCCCAGTCAATGGGATAAAAGTAAGGGTTCCCCGCAAAAAAGAAGTCGGAGTCCGCGAGATCGCTAACCGGGGTCACACTGCCGGAGTTGACGCTCCCGTCCCCGCCATACTGATTGGCGGCAATGTATTTCGGGAAACCTTCCGCAGAGCCATCAAAATCATCGTCACTAAACAGGTAGAGCAGGAACCCATTGCCCGCGGATAGACTATCTGTTGTTTGGTCGCTCAAGCCCGTCCAGTCCTGGGCGCTTTCGTCCCAGACCCATACATTATCATCGCCTGAGGGGCCATCAGAGCCGGTAAAGCCCTGGGTCCAGAAGCCTCCCAGGAGTTCATCAAACACGGTGCCATTGCTAGGCGCGGCCAGGGTCCGGAAGCCCTCGTCCCCGGTGACGGCCTCGGAAATGCTATTGAAAAATACATGGGTCTTACCGTAACTTGAATAATTAGCAAAACCGGTCGCTCCGATAATCATATCGTCAACGCCATCTCCATTGATATCTCCGGAAGTTAGAGAGTACCCGGCAAGGCTGCCGTAACCGGAAGTATATGTTCCATCTAAGGCAAAGCCAGTGTCTCCATCTAAGGAGGATAAGTCGATGGAGGCATCAAAGGTAGTCGTGTCCCCAAATACCACGTAAGTCATCCCTGAAAGATTAACTCCGGCAGTGTTATTTGCAATTGGTGCGCCAATAATTACATCATTAATCCTATCTCCGTTCACATCACCGGAGGCCACAGCGAACCCACTTTGATCGCCTGCGCCTACCCCATTCAGGGTAAATCCGTTACTGCCATCCAGAGAGGATAAGTCGATGGAGGCATCAAAGGAGGTTTGCCCGAAGACCACATAGGTTTCCCCGGAACTAGTCCCGTTAGGGTCTGCTCTATCTACGCCAATAATCACGTCGTCAATGCCATCTCCGTTGATATCACCCGAAGCTACCGCTTTACCGCTTTGATCGTTTGCATCAATGCCATTCAGGGTAAAGCCAGTACTGCCATCTAAGGAGCTTAGTTCGAAAGAAGAGCTAAAGGTCGTGGACTGGCCAAATACTACGTAGGTTTCCCCTGCCCTGCTGTTACCATTCGGATCCGCAAAGACTGCGCCGATAATCACATCGCCAATGCCATCGCCATTAATATCAGCGGAAGCAACGCCAATACCTGCGTCATCGCCTGCATCTATCCCATTCAGGGTAAAACCATTACTGCCATCCAGGGAGGATAAATCGATGGAAGAATCAAAGGAGGTTTGCCCGAAGACCACGTAGGTTTCCCCGGAACTAGTCCCATTTGGTGGGTCTGCCTGGTGTGCGCCGATAATCATATCTTTAATGCCATCTCCATTGATATCGCCGATAGCTACCGCTTTACCGCTTTCATCGCCTTCATCTATCCCATTCAGGGTAAAGCCATTACTGCCATCTAAGGTGCTTAGCTCGATCAACGAAGATCCGCTAAAGCTACTCTGTCCAAATACCACATAAGTTTCCCCGGAACTGTTACCATTCGGATCCGCATAGGGTGCGGCGATAATCACGTCGTCAATGCCATCTCCGTTGATATCACCCGAAGCTACCGCTTTACCGCTTTGATCGTTTGCATCAATGCCATTCAGGGTAAAGCCATTACTACCATCTAAGGAGCTTAGCCCTACCAAAGAAGTAAAGGCGGAAGTTTGACCAAAGACCACATAAGTTTCTCCTGCATTGCTGTAGTCATTCGGATCCGCAAAGGCTGCGCAGATAATAAGATCGGATATTCCATCTCCGTTGATATCACCGGTTGCTATGGATCTACCGGCATAATCGTAAAAGTCTACCCCATTAAATGTGGTGCCGGTAGTTCCATCTAAATCAGAAAGATCTACGGATGTTTGCGCCGAAGCCTGAGAGGATACTAGCAGCGGGGAGAGCAGTAGCGAAGCAAGAGCTAGCCTTCGGCTAACTACTACAAATTTATGTGTGGCGATTCGCTTGATGAAGCCCCAAAGCGGGCGGTGTTGGTCGTCTGCTCCTTCTATCCAGCATGCTTCCAGGCCGGTTACCTTTGAAAGCCATGTATATAAGGAGTGTACTTTTCGGTGGGGTTCAATAACAACTAATGGACGGTTCTCTGTCTCTTTCATGATTCTTTTCCTCGAGAATATTTAAGTACCCATAAGTTGGGGTTAGCAGCAGTAACAAACCGGACAAAAGCTGCTACGGAACGGACAAAAACACTAACAAATCGGACATTTGTGGAGCTTCCTGAGCGTCTGTGCCTTGTAGCTTTTTGATAGGAGAAAGGTGATAAGTGAGGGAGCCCTCACCTTTCTCCTTTCTCTTATTTATTTAATCAATGCCAGGAGAAGCAATCTCAGCGAGGTTGCCCGCCTTCCCCCGACAGCTTCATATATCTGATGGTGAATATTGCTTTTGTCATTGCTGTAGAAGTCAGGCCCGCCTTCAGTAGCATACTTGCGGAGGACAGGTAATTCGATGACCGTTTTGGTTAAACTCAGTGAGTCCTGATTCATTTCTAACCGCTTTTTAATGAGGTCATCCCGAACTTGTTTCGGGATCTTATGGAATGGCTGTAAATCTACTTTTTATCGCTACCCCTTACACCAAGAAGAATACTTTTTCGATACATTCTATTTCTATTCTCTTGATCAATTCATTGCTCAGAGATAGAGCCTTATGCTTTTAGAATGTTGATTAACCAGAGATATATTCCTTGTTATATTTTTTGAGGTACTTTATAGTTCCAATCCTCACAAAGATCCCGAAACACGTTCGGGATGACCCTGAAATAGGACATGTTGTACAGATTCATGAAATCCCAGTATTCGGCGTTGTCATTGAATTACCGGACATATACAAGAGTGGCGCATAAAAGGATTAGATGATTAATAAGTCGACAAGAATAGGCTCTAAAGTTTTTTAAACAAAAAAGGCGAATCGAGATGATTCGCCTTTTTAATTTCTATAAGGGTGTAAATTAGATTACATGCCTTTGCTGTACTTTAATGTACTAATCGGGTGAGATTCAGCTCTTCTGTTTTTCTCACATCCATCATTGTCTTCTTTCTCAGAAACAGAGCACTCAACTGGAGCTTTTCCTAGACCTCGAGATTCAATTCTGTCCTCAGAAATTCCATTGCTAGTGTAGAACTCAACAACTGCAGCAGCTCTTCTTAAGCTCAAACGTAAGTTGTACTGGTCGCCACCTACATGATCAGTGTAAGCATCAACACGAACCCTGAAAGCAGGAGCGTTATTTAATAGCTCAACATTGTCAGCTAACTGCTGGGCAGCTTCATCAGAAAGGTTAGAACGGTCGAAGGCAAAATTAACTGTTCCAAAGGCATTATCATCTATATATACAGGATCAGAGCTATCATTTGGGTTAGTTCCCATGTCTAATTCCTGGCCATCAGTAAATCCATCACCATCACTATCAGCGTTAGTAGGATCAGTGCCGTTTGCGATTTCATCAACATCAGAAACTCCGTCACCATCTGCATCACCATTAGCGTCATTTGGATCAGTTTTGTAAGTGATTACTTCATCATAGTCAGAAAGGCCATCACCATCAGAGTCTGTGTTATTTGGATCGGTGTTGTAAGAATTTACTTCATCACCATCAGAAAGGCCGTCGCCATCAGTATCTGCATTTGTTGGGTCAGTGTTATATTCATTTAACTCTTCACCATCAGTAAGTCCGTCACCATCAGTATCAGGAGAAAGAGGATCTGTTCCTGCTTCATAAATTTCTACATAATCATTAACTCCATCGCTATCGGTATCGAGAGTTCGGAGAG
This DNA window, taken from Balneola sp., encodes the following:
- a CDS encoding TRAP transporter small permease, which gives rise to MSVLVIDVCWQVFSRYVLQDPSSFTDELARYLLIWLSLLGAAYVTGKDEHIAIDLLSKKMNATANVVLKNSLVLFFSLSVLVFGGIYLVTTMLALEQLSATLQIPMGYIYLVIPLSGFIMCYYSVANLISFFKEGRD
- a CDS encoding TRAP transporter large permease subunit — translated: MEVLILVLSFLILLALGIPIAYSIGLASIFTLLLSMEPMIAFATIAQRMATGLDSFSLLAIPFFILAGQLMNRGGIATRLIDFARSLVGVLPGGLIYVNIVACMLFGAISGSAAAAASAIGSFMIPKMENEGYPKPFSAAVNIASSTTGLVIPPSNVLIIYSLASGGVSITALFVAGYIPGLLMGLALVGVGYVYALKKGLPREKTSSLIDIVKSFTNAIPSLFLLVLVMGGIIGGIFTATEASAIAVVYALLLSMVFYKELKIADLHNVILETVRISSIVLILVSTSIAMSWVLSFENIPQDLSSFLLTISENKILILLIINLMLLFVGVFMDITPAVLIFTPIFLPVVTDLGVDPIHFGIIMVMNLCIGLCTPPVGSILFVGISVAKVKIEEVIKPLVPLFIVLLVVLLIITFVPQLSLFLPNLLN
- a CDS encoding carboxypeptidase-like regulatory domain-containing protein, with the protein product MKKFLWVILLVTQGTSLYAQQLISGKVVDAETNEPLPAAHVIIKGTYQGTIANADGEYSLRIDTFPATIVVRFLGYESQEQIISSADESPLDFYMKEAFLELDEITVTGEDPAISIMKEVIRRKQIWRANLSTYQVDAYTRQQILKDTSIVSITESISEAFWDKERGTREILKSKRQTANIEGADNFAGVSYLPNFYDDNLEIVEFDVVGVTHPDALKFYDFELVDFTKIDDDIVFEINVTSKRKLQPLFEGTIFVLDHEYALIAVRLKPNSVIVFPPPIRNFDLYYEQQFSDFGGDFWLPVDFRMEGSIKIGVPGLQFPPIGFKQISKLNDYKVNSALPDSIFEQFNFMRVDSSTIGKSDSLFVNTVDVVPLSAKEEYAYATVKCNTSLEEEFRPKGFLVRFMDLDDGDDEGQRGNCTEAEIAADSTLATSSSTRTRRVRKEPGPVKKFMNDLAVDARFNRVDAVYAGLKHEKRFANRRIETTTKLGFSTGYEELNHGIDVSWWPLKKTRRFAVEAGYEFTTDTRYQSDLYGMVFTSGMSLFGYEDYFDYYRREGIYVGARFRPRRSFGTRYFFKYRLEDHQSIDFKTSYDIIGSSTIQRLNPPINEGTLSSIELRMERGEGKEALGVIGADNVMLSVEQSLKAMGSDWDFTRFKIDVYRRYSTFYKRRFIPNSLDLRLNAGTYLGDLPVQRNGAVDAALGYFTPFGAFKSKRYIPFEGASYATLHAEHNFRSIPFEALGWRKSAKSGISLIAFGGIGRTWIPNEQEQFFNANLGYLPTSTNEWHGEVGFSISNIFSLFRVDLAYRVDKPGLYPGISFARLF
- a CDS encoding T9SS C-terminal target domain-containing protein yields the protein MKETENRPLVVIEPHRKVHSLYTWLSKVTGLEACWIEGADDQHRPLWGFIKRIATHKFVVVSRRLALASLLLSPLLVSSQASAQTSVDLSDLDGTTGTTFNGVDFYDYAGRSIATGDINGDGISDLIICAAFADPNDYSNAGETYVVFGQTSAFTSLVGLSSLDGSNGFTLNGIDANDQSGKAVASGDINGDGIDDVIIAAPYADPNGNSSGETYVVFGQSSFSGSSLIELSTLDGSNGFTLNGIDEGDESGKAVAIGDINGDGIKDMIIGAHQADPPNGTSSGETYVVFGQTSFDSSIDLSSLDGSNGFTLNGIDAGDDAGIGVASADINGDGIGDVIIGAVFADPNGNSRAGETYVVFGQSTTFSSSFELSSLDGSTGFTLNGIDANDQSGKAVASGDINGDGIDDVIIGVDRADPNGTSSGETYVVFGQTSFDASIDLSSLDGSNGFTLNGVGAGDQSGFAVASGDVNGDRINDVIIGAPIANNTAGVNLSGMTYVVFGDTTTFDASIDLSSLDGDTGFALDGTYTSGYGSLAGYSLTSGDINGDGVDDMIIGATGFANYSSYGKTHVFFNSISEAVTGDEGFRTLAAPSNGTVFDELLGGFWTQGFTGSDGPSGDDNVWVWDESAQDWTGLSDQTTDSLSAGNGFLLYLFSDDDFDGSAEGFPKYIAANQYGGDGSVNSGSVTPVSDLADSDFFFAGNPYFYPIDWDLLTKSGLSETVYIYDDANSTWQTWNGSTGNITDGEIGAFQGFFIQGSGGSGSLTIEEADTVLTTVSVLKSVDTEPKALKIHAEAGSFSADAWLSFQEGGEVTRDAFDGLALTPLASSYLKLATLSSNNEELQINALPIDYQQELRIPLDLSGVGTTSSAEVTFEGLELFEDWTITLVDLETEDVVEVPHEEPLTLEIRSIQAKETGTMPATLAAPKAKADGHRFELVLTPVVGVNTQPDPSLPEQITLAQNYPNPFNPGTRILFEVPRAGRVSLEVFNLVGQKVAELVNEQKPAGRYEVNFDASSLSSGIYVYRLTTGGQQLTRKMTLIK
- a CDS encoding OmpA family protein; this translates as MVALFISNCSGPAELLPPPERTLEYLQSLDEETLRTLDTDSDGVNDYVEIYEAGTDPLSPDTDGDGLTDGEELNEYNTDPTNADTDGDGLSDGDEVNSYNTDPNNTDSDGDGLSDYDEVITYKTDPNDANGDADGDGVSDVDEIANGTDPTNADSDGDGFTDGQELDMGTNPNDSSDPVYIDDNAFGTVNFAFDRSNLSDEAAQQLADNVELLNNAPAFRVRVDAYTDHVGGDQYNLRLSLRRAAAVVEFYTSNGISEDRIESRGLGKAPVECSVSEKEDNDGCEKNRRAESHPISTLKYSKGM